A segment of the Gammaproteobacteria bacterium genome:
ATAAGACATAATTCATTTACCCTTAAAAACCAAGACTCGATAACAAGTCATCGACTTCATCCTGACCGGATACTGCCGTTAACGACTTATGTCCAGGTATCTGTGGCCCTGCCAGCTCATCCTCTGAGCATGTACCAGATTTTACGTCACACCCTTTTTCATCATCTAGTCCTGTCAAACGCAAGACTTTCATTAAGCTCGATTCAACATCCTCAATAAGCCTAATGACGCGGCCAATCACTTGACCCGTAATATCCTGATACTCTTGCGCTATAAGCACCTCTTTTAATTTCACGCGCATCTCATCTGAATCAACTTCAGATTTATTGAGAAATGTTCTTATCACATCAGACATGGAATGAAATTCATCTTCCGGCATATCGCCAGCAGCGTAACGCCTCCAAATTGATGCTAATCGTGCTGAACGA
Coding sequences within it:
- a CDS encoding protein phosphatase CheZ; this encodes MENHAIEEDTRLLKARELVHFLEQSDEEAALKIIDDITNVRSTELFNSIGHLTRNLHDSLSGVDGGGNASKPTEFDIPDAKERLNYVVTMTEQAADKTLSVIEELLPRCDQLHDRSARLASIWRRYAAGDMPEDEFHSMSDVIRTFLNKSEVDSDEMRVKLKEVLIAQEYQDITGQVIGRVIRLIEDVESSLMKVLRLTGLDDEKGCDVKSGTCSEDELAGPQIPGHKSLTAVSGQDEVDDLLSSLGF